The following is a genomic window from Hymenobacter sp. APR13.
CCGCTGCCCGCAGGCATCCCACCTTATAGATCAGTGGTATTTCGGGATGCTCAGCACGCACTACTACCACCAGTCTACCAAGGTGGCCCCTGCTATGCTACAGCTGACGCGGGCTTGAGCTGGCAGCAGGTATCATCTCCACCTGTGGGCGCACGAACTGTCACGGCAGTACCAGGAAGCCGGGCCTACGTAATCGGCACAAACTACTATGATGGCATTGCCACTTCCGACAAGGGCTCTGCTATTACCTACGATGACGGCCAAACCTGGACCCAGCTGGACAACACCAATAGTTACTATTCTATTCAGTTTACTTCCCCGACTTCCGGGTGGCATATATTATCTACTGTTGTGCCGGCGGCTGAAGATTTTTCGTACGAGGGCATGGCCCGCTACACCGGTTTGCCATTGGCCACGCGCAGCAGCCGGCAATTAGCGGCAGTGGAGGCCTTTCCCAATCCCAGCACCACCGGCTTCGTAACGGTGAAGCTACCAGCCGGCAGCGGCCAGGTCCGGGGCGTGCGGGTGCTGGATGCGCTGGGCCGCGCGGTATACCAGGCCACGGCCCTTCCCGCCGACCAGCGCCTGGACCTGCGCCAGCCGGGCCCGGGCACTTACACGCTGGAAATCCAGACTGATGCTGGCACCCTGCGCCGGCAGTTGCTACTGCAGTAGTCTACCTTACCGCAACGGCCCACCACCGCCCGGACGAGCATCCGGGTAGTGGTGGGCCGTTGCGGATAGAATGCTACTAACTACTCCACCCGCCGCACCATGCGCATGGTGGCCACGCAGCGGAAACCCAGCCAGCTCTGCGGCCCCTGGTAGCGCTGCTGCGACTCCAATGTCAAGCCCCGCATGGAGCTTTGGAACGAGCCGCCTTTCGCTATGCCTTTTGTAGCCGTCATTTCGGCGGCGTTGCCGATGATGTTGTAGAGGCCGAGGTAGTTGGTGGGGTTCACGTACACGTACTCCAGGCCCAGCTGGCCGGGCTTCGCCGGGCACTCAAACGCTTGGTTGGTTTCGGTCGTGTAATAGTTTTCGCGCAGGTTGTAGGGCAGCCTGTAGATGGCGCTGGCGGCCGGAATCTGCAGCGCAACTAGGCAGGAGTCGAGGCCGGGCTCTTTGCGCGTAGCTACGGGCTTTGGCCGGGCTTTAGGGCTGGGCGGCACCAAGGCGGCCGGCGTGTGGCCGCTGCCGAGCGGGCCCGCGGCAGCCTGTCGCCACTCCGCCTCGGTGGGCAGGCGGTATTCTACCGTCACGTCGTAGCCGCGCAGCTCAGGGTGCTTCTTCTGAAATTCGGTGGAATGCAGCACTGATTCGTTTACGACCATGCTGCGCCATTTGCAGTACGCCAGTGCCTGCTCGTAGCCGATACCTACTACCGGATAGTACCGGAACCCCGGATAGCGGAAATAGATAATGGCCGTGGGGATGCCCGCCACGGCCGTGGGCGGCGCGGCAGTCAGAGCTGTCCAGACCGTAGAATCGGGCAGCTGACTGCGGTAGTACGTTTCCGAGGAATCGAGCCGAATATGCTGCAGATACTCCAGCCAATGAATGTTGGCCACCTCCGATTCGTCGATAAACAGGTTTTCGGCCAGCCGGATGGTACCCGGGGGCTCTGGGGCCTGCGGGGCAGCCGCCCGGCCGGACTGGGCCGCTACGACCTGGCACCACAGGCTCAGGCAGAAAGCCAGCACAGAAGATTTTATCGATACACTATTCATTGGAGTAGACATGCTAAATAGCCCAAAAACGAGGCTAAGCTGAGGATAACAGAGGATTTTATACGACCTATATAGGCTGGCACACAAGGCTTTTGGCAGCAGCATACCCCCGAAGGTAAGCTCGGCTGCGTACGCTACCGGGTAGTGCTTTTTTTCTCTGATATATGTGGGTAGTTTTTTCGTTGCTGGCGGCGTTGTCTGCGGCGGTGGTGGTTACGCTTTCCAAGGTAGGCGTCAAGAACATTGAGTCCAGCGTGGCCTTTGCCATCCAGTCGGTGCTGATTGTGGGTGTGGCATGGGGTGTGGTAGCGTGGCAGGGCCACCTCCCACAAGTGGCGCAGATTGACCGCCGCACCTGGCTGTTTCTGATTGCGGCGGGCATTATCACCTGTGCCTCGTCGCTGTTCTCGTTTCAGGCTCTGAAGATGGGGCAGGCCTCGCGCACCTCGTCGTTCGACAAAATCTCGCTGGTGTTTTCCATCCTGCTGGCCGTGTTTTTCCTGAAGGAGAAAGTAACGTGGCAGGTTATTCTGGGCGCTGCCTTCATGGCCGGCGGCGCCATCCTGATAGCCTTCACCAAGCCCGCCGAGTAAGTGGTGGGTTGGTGGAGTGGTGGGTTGTCCAAATATCAACCCGCCAACCCACCACTCCACCAACCCACTACTCCACTAACCCGGCTACTCCACCGTCAGGACAATTTTGCCGGGCGCGCCGCCTTTTTCGCTCAGGCGGTGGGCATCAGCCAGGTCTTGCAGGGCGAAGGTTTTGTAGATGATGGGCTTGATGGTGCCCGCCTGCAGCCAAGCTGAAATCAGGGCCAGATCGGGGCCGCTGGTTTTGGCCAGGAACATGGATTGGCTTTTGTCGGAAAAGGCGGTGGCCAGCGCGCCCTTCACGAGGGCCGCCGGGTCGGGCATGGTGGTGACGTAGCGGCCCAGGCGGCGCAGGGCGGCTTTGCTAGCGCTGAAGCTGCTCTTGCCGGCCGCGTCGAACACTAGGTCGTAGCGGCTGTGGTCGGTGGTGAAATCGTGCTCTTTGTGGTTGAGCACCCGGTCGGCGCCGAGCGTGCGCACCAGCTCCTGGTTGTCGGGGCCGCACACGCCCGTGATTTCGCCGGCGCCCAGCGCCCGGGCAATCTGCACCGCAAACGAGCCCACGCCGCCCGAAGCGCCGTTGATGAGCACCCGGTCGCCGGAGAGCAGACGACCGTGGTGGAAGAGACCCTGCAGCGCCGTGAGGGCCGCCAGCGGCACTGCCCCGGCCTGCTCCATACTCAACTGCTGCGGTACAAACGCGGCGTTGCTTTCCGCCAGCACGGCATACTCGGCGGCCGCCCCGCCTACGCCATCGGCCGCCATGCCATACACCTTATCCCCGACGCGGAAACGCGTGACGTTGTCGCCGATGGCGGCTACTTCGCCGGCCACGTCGCGGCCCGGAATCTTCGGAAACGTGTGGCCCGTGAGCAGCTTCAGCTCGCCCTGCCGCACCTTCCAGTCGATGGGGTTGACGCTGCTGGCTCGCACACGCACCAGAATCTGGTCGGCTTTGGGCGTAGGGGTAGGCTGCTCGCCGTAGCGAAGCACATCGGCAGAGCCGTATTGGGTGTAGTAGGCAGCTTGCATGGTGACCGGAGCTAAAGAAACAGGGTGTAGCCCGCCTACGCAGCAATGGGGGTGGCAGGTTCGCAAAGGCCGAAATCAGCGGGCCGTAACCCACAAAAAAACCGCCGTAGCCAAGGGCTACGGCGGTTCCAACCACACTTAACTACGTAACTTGCCCGAGGGCAAGACTGGGAGCCATTAGCTGGCTTTTTGCAGGTGAGGACCTTTTTCCTCTTTCTTGTCTTTTCTGGTTTTTTGCGGCTCGTCCAGCAGCTGGCCTTTGTCGGCTCGGGGGTTGAAGCCGGGCTGGCTCTCCAGCACTTCCTCGGCGTGCTTCATGGCCTCGGTGCCGTAGATGTGCTGCAGCTCGCCAATGCCGTTATCCTCCACTTCCAGATTTTTGAGCAGCCCTTCCTTGATGTCATAAACCAAGCCGTGCAGGCGCGGCGGCTTACTGGTTTTGCGGGCGTTCTGGATGATGTTGGTTTTGGCCAGGTTGCGCACCTGCTCGATTACGTTCAGCTCCACGAGGCGGCGCAGGCGCTGCCCTTCGTCTTTGATGCGCAAAAACTCCATTTCATGCATCCGGATAACGTCCCGAATGTTGGTCAGCCAGTTGTCGATGAGGCCGTACTGCTTGTTGGCCGCCGCCGCCGCCACACCGCCGCAGCCGTAGTGGCCTACCACCAGAATGTCCTCGACGCCCAGCACTTCCACGGCGTATTGCAGCACCGACAGCATATTCAGATCGGTGTGCACTACCATGTTGGCAATATTGCGGTGCACGAACATCTCGCCCGGGCCGGTACCGGTGATGGCCGAGGCCGGCACCCGCGAATCGGAGCAGCCGATGAACAGATATTTGGGCTTCTGGCCGTCGGCAAGATTGTTGAAGAAATCCGGGTCGGCGGCTTTCATTTCGGCTACCCACGCGCGGTTGTTGTCTAGTATCTTGTCAATGCTCATGAGAAAGGGATTCAGGGAGTTGGCAAGCGGGCTACGGAGGCAGTGGTTGTGCCCGAAGGCCTGAAGAGATGGTCGTGGTAGAAAGCTCGTTAATGCCCCATCACTTCTACCTGCTGAATACCACGTAGCTCCAGCTTCAGGCCCCTGTCGGGCGCCGACTGGCGAAAGTTTTCAATGGCTTCCAGCACGTCGTAGTCAATCATTTCCGACTCTGTGCCATCCAGAATGACGTGGCTGCCGGGGCCAAATTGCTCCAGCATTCGGATGACACTGGCTTTGTTGAGGAAGGAAACATGCTCGCCCAGTTTCAGGTGGTAGACGCCGGCCGCTTGCAGCTCGGGGGTCTGGCGCAGGAAATAGGCCGACTCGTAGTGCGTTTTCAGAATGTAGAAGATGCCGACCACCAGGCCAATCGTGACGCCCTTGAGCAGGTCGGTGAGCAGCACAGCCACTACCGTAATGATGAACGGCAGAAACTGCTGCCAGCCCAGCTTCCACTGCGTGCGGTACAGGGTTGGCTTGGTGAGTTTGTAGCCCACCATCAGCAGCACGGCTGCCAGCGCCGACAGTGGAATCCGGTTGAGGATGGTTTCCAGAAACAGCAAACTTGTGAGCAGCAGCAGCCCATGGATGAAGGCCGACATACGGGTCTGGCCGCCGGCGTTGATGTTGGCTGAGCTACGCACGATAACAGCCGTCATCGGCAGGCCACCGAGCAGGCCGCTGATCATGTTGCCCGCGCCCTGGGCCATCAGTTCGCGGTTGGTAGGTGTAGACCGCTTGTGCGGGTCGAGCTTGTCCACTGCTTCCACACTGAGCAAGCTTTCCAGAGAGGCAACGATGGCAATGGTGAAGGCCACCATTGCAAAGCCCGGCTTCAGCACGGCCGCCCACTGCGGAAACGTAAACACGCCCACAAAATCCGACCACGAGTTGACGTTGGGCAGCTGCACCAGGTGCTCGGGCCGCACCTTCAGTACGGGCAGCGTAATGTTGAGCAGCGAGCTGAGCGCAATCGAGAGTACCACCACCACCAGCGCCGACGGTACCAGCCGGAATACGGCAACACGCCGGGCCAGCACGTTTTCCCAGAGCACCAGCACGCCCAGCGACACCAGCCCGATCAGGGCCGAGCCCCAGCCAAACGAGCGCAGTGCACCCGCCAAAGCCGAAAACGTGTTCTGGCCGTCGAACTGCAGAAAGGTCATATCCTCGAAGTAGTCGGTATCTACTCCGAGCAAGTGTGGAATCTGTTTTAAGATGAGAATCAGGCCAATGGCAGCCAGCATGCCCCGAATGACGGAGGTAGGAAAGTACAGCCCAATGATGCCGGCCCGTACAAAGCCCATCACCACCTGCAGGGCACCGGCAACTACCGTAGCGGCCAGTATTGCTTCAAAGG
Proteins encoded in this region:
- a CDS encoding T9SS type A sorting domain-containing protein, which produces MRTSSLLFSFLLSAASASAQWQPVANPIPLGTGLFGAKLDAIDSQTAWFANTFYFLPPFTTQFSRTVNGGQSWQKVGPAAPATGRLTMGVLEAFDAQHAWVINELTQTDGSKTAQLHYTADGGSTWSARLLPAVTVRIDMLRFFSATEGILLDRVTGALYRTTDAGLSWQQQRSFPSLPTNQRISGLNAAEGVFWVTIFSAALDPLAVWTSPDQGLSWQVKPLPAGIPPYRSVVFRDAQHALLPPVYQGGPCYATADAGLSWQQVSSPPVGARTVTAVPGSRAYVIGTNYYDGIATSDKGSAITYDDGQTWTQLDNTNSYYSIQFTSPTSGWHILSTVVPAAEDFSYEGMARYTGLPLATRSSRQLAAVEAFPNPSTTGFVTVKLPAGSGQVRGVRVLDALGRAVYQATALPADQRLDLRQPGPGTYTLEIQTDAGTLRRQLLLQ
- a CDS encoding SUMF1/EgtB/PvdO family nonheme iron enzyme — translated: MLAFCLSLWCQVVAAQSGRAAAPQAPEPPGTIRLAENLFIDESEVANIHWLEYLQHIRLDSSETYYRSQLPDSTVWTALTAAPPTAVAGIPTAIIYFRYPGFRYYPVVGIGYEQALAYCKWRSMVVNESVLHSTEFQKKHPELRGYDVTVEYRLPTEAEWRQAAAGPLGSGHTPAALVPPSPKARPKPVATRKEPGLDSCLVALQIPAASAIYRLPYNLRENYYTTETNQAFECPAKPGQLGLEYVYVNPTNYLGLYNIIGNAAEMTATKGIAKGGSFQSSMRGLTLESQQRYQGPQSWLGFRCVATMRMVRRVE
- a CDS encoding EamA family transporter, producing the protein MWVVFSLLAALSAAVVVTLSKVGVKNIESSVAFAIQSVLIVGVAWGVVAWQGHLPQVAQIDRRTWLFLIAAGIITCASSLFSFQALKMGQASRTSSFDKISLVFSILLAVFFLKEKVTWQVILGAAFMAGGAILIAFTKPAE
- a CDS encoding NAD(P)-dependent alcohol dehydrogenase; protein product: MQAAYYTQYGSADVLRYGEQPTPTPKADQILVRVRASSVNPIDWKVRQGELKLLTGHTFPKIPGRDVAGEVAAIGDNVTRFRVGDKVYGMAADGVGGAAAEYAVLAESNAAFVPQQLSMEQAGAVPLAALTALQGLFHHGRLLSGDRVLINGASGGVGSFAVQIARALGAGEITGVCGPDNQELVRTLGADRVLNHKEHDFTTDHSRYDLVFDAAGKSSFSASKAALRRLGRYVTTMPDPAALVKGALATAFSDKSQSMFLAKTSGPDLALISAWLQAGTIKPIIYKTFALQDLADAHRLSEKGGAPGKIVLTVE
- a CDS encoding carbonic anhydrase; this encodes MSIDKILDNNRAWVAEMKAADPDFFNNLADGQKPKYLFIGCSDSRVPASAITGTGPGEMFVHRNIANMVVHTDLNMLSVLQYAVEVLGVEDILVVGHYGCGGVAAAAANKQYGLIDNWLTNIRDVIRMHEMEFLRIKDEGQRLRRLVELNVIEQVRNLAKTNIIQNARKTSKPPRLHGLVYDIKEGLLKNLEVEDNGIGELQHIYGTEAMKHAEEVLESQPGFNPRADKGQLLDEPQKTRKDKKEEKGPHLQKAS
- a CDS encoding SulP family inorganic anion transporter, with the protein product MPEISPAPPQQVASVTVPTAAPGGVFSSLGKDAPAGLVVFLVALPLCLGISLASGAPLMAGIITGIVGGLLVAWLSGSQLSVSGPAAGLTAIVLSALQTLGSFEAILAATVVAGALQVVMGFVRAGIIGLYFPTSVIRGMLAAIGLILILKQIPHLLGVDTDYFEDMTFLQFDGQNTFSALAGALRSFGWGSALIGLVSLGVLVLWENVLARRVAVFRLVPSALVVVVLSIALSSLLNITLPVLKVRPEHLVQLPNVNSWSDFVGVFTFPQWAAVLKPGFAMVAFTIAIVASLESLLSVEAVDKLDPHKRSTPTNRELMAQGAGNMISGLLGGLPMTAVIVRSSANINAGGQTRMSAFIHGLLLLTSLLFLETILNRIPLSALAAVLLMVGYKLTKPTLYRTQWKLGWQQFLPFIITVVAVLLTDLLKGVTIGLVVGIFYILKTHYESAYFLRQTPELQAAGVYHLKLGEHVSFLNKASVIRMLEQFGPGSHVILDGTESEMIDYDVLEAIENFRQSAPDRGLKLELRGIQQVEVMGH